A region of Deltaproteobacteria bacterium DNA encodes the following proteins:
- a CDS encoding MaoC family dehydratase, whose protein sequence is MKGISIDEMKLGDWAEFAKTIAESDIYLYAGITGDLNPAHVNEQYAGTTFFKTRIAHGMLAAGLISAVLGTKLPGPGTIYLQQQLKFTAPVRIGDTITARAEVVEINKEKNRVRLNTTVTNQTGTTVITGEALVSPPKA, encoded by the coding sequence ATGAAGGGAATATCCATTGACGAAATGAAACTTGGTGATTGGGCTGAATTCGCGAAGACGATCGCTGAATCCGATATCTATCTTTATGCCGGCATTACGGGCGACCTCAACCCCGCCCACGTGAACGAGCAATATGCCGGGACGACCTTCTTTAAAACACGTATCGCTCACGGCATGCTTGCCGCCGGCTTGATATCGGCAGTCCTCGGGACGAAACTTCCCGGTCCGGGAACCATATATCTCCAGCAGCAGTTGAAATTCACGGCCCCCGTCAGGATTGGGGATACGATCACCGCCCGTGCTGAAGTTGTTGAAATAAACAAGGAAAAGAACAGGGTCCGCCTGAACACGACCGTTACGAACCAGACGGGAACGACGGTCATAACCGGAGAGGCCCTGGTCAGCCCGCCCAAGGCGTAA